One window of the Mixophyes fleayi isolate aMixFle1 chromosome 6, aMixFle1.hap1, whole genome shotgun sequence genome contains the following:
- the LOC142160594 gene encoding uncharacterized protein LOC142160594 yields the protein MKFFVVAVLLGVAAAYEDDDKIVGGFTCTKNSVPYQASLSSGYHFCGGSLVSNLWVVSAAHCYKSSIQVRLGEHNIAVNEGTEQFINSAKVIRHGSYNSRTLDNDIMLIKLSTPASLNAYVQAVSMPSGCAAAGTNCLISGWGNTLSSGTNYPDLLQCLNAPILSDSQCSSSYPGEITKNMFCAGFLGGGKDSCQGDSGGPVVCNGKLQGIVSWGYGCAQRNYPGVYTKVCNFNSWVSSTVATHRDEKMNPILEDIKGINIIYYTSKSKNKLIKPLLIVMSERPTRSTAGEPNISKKHCVNMSFLVLLSILGLAVASPLVEDDDKIVGGYACHVPYQVSLYSGYHFCGGILINDQWVVSAAHCYKSRIEVRIGEYNIAQLEGTEQFIQSEKVIRHEKYNAYLIDNDIMLIKLPAPVQLNDVVQPIPLPDNCPPGEAPPAQTMCLVSGWGYTGVISPDILQCVDVPVVSDEDCRKSYPGEITDNMICLGYPEGGKDSCQGDSGGPVACNGKLHGIVSWGYGCAQPNYPGVYTKLCNYVQWIENTIANN from the exons ATGAAGTTCTTTGTGGTCGCAGTTTTGCTTGGCGTGGCAG CCGCATATGAGGATGACGATAAGATTGTCGGAGGTTTCACCTGTACAAAGAACTCTGTCCCTTACCAGGCATCTCTGAGTTCTGGATACCATTTCTGCGGAGGGTCTCTGGTTAGCAACCTGTGGGTGGTCTCTGCTGCTCACTGCTATAAATC AAGCATTCAGGTCAGGCTGGGAGAACATAACATCGCTGTAAATGAGGGCACTGAGCAGTTCATCAACTCTGCCAAGGTCATTAGACATGGCAGCTACAACTCCAGAACCCTGGACAATGACATCATGTTGATCAAGCTGTCCACCCCCGCCTCCCTAAATGCCTACGTCCAGGCTGTGTCTATGCCTTCTGGCTGCGCAGCCGCCGGCACCAACTGTCTGATCTCCGGCTGGGGAAACACACTCAGCAGTGGAA CTAATTATCCAGATCTCCTGCAGTGTCTGAACGCACCAATTTTGTCTGACAGCCAGTGCTCCAGTAGCTACCCTGGTGAAATTACTAAAAACATGTTCTGCGCTGGTTTTCTGGGTGGTGGTAAAGATTCCTGCCAG GGTGACTCTGGTGGACCCGTGGTTTGTAATGGAAAACTTCAGGGTATTGTCTCCTGGGGATACGGCTGTGCTCAAAGGAACTATCCTGGTGTCTACACCAAGGTCTGCAACTTCAACTCCTGGGTATCCAGCACCGTTGCTACA CACAGGGATGAGAAAATGAATCCAATTCTAGAAGACATCAAGggcattaatataatttattacacCAGTAAGTCAAAGAACAAATTAATAAAGCCTTTACTGATAGTCATGTCTGAACGTCCCACAAGATCAACAGCTGGAGAACCTAACATTTCCAA AAAACACTGTGTGAACATGAGTTTCCTTGTACTCCTTTCGATTCTGGGACTTGCTG TGGCATCACCTCTGGTTGAAGATGATGATAAGATAGTAGGAGGATACGCTTGCCACGTACCATACCAGGTATCCCTCTACTCTGGCTATCACTTCTGTGGAGGAATCCTGATCAACGATCAATGGGTTGTCTCTGCCGCTCACTGCTACAAATC ACGAATTGAAGTGAGGATCGGAGAGTATAACATTGCACAATTGGAGGGAACAGAACAGTTTATTCAATCTGAAAAGGTCATCCGCCATGAAAAATATAACGCATACTTGATTGACAATGATATCATGCTGATCAAGCTGCCAGCGCCAGTCCAGCTTAATGATGTCGTTCAGCCCATCCCTCTTCCTGACAATTGTCCACCTGGAGAGGCACCACCTGCACAAACCATGTGTCTGGTGTCCGGCTGGGGCTACACTGGCG TTATTAGCCCAGACATTCTGCAGTGCGTCGATGTTCCTGTTGTGTCTGATGAGGATTGTCGGAAGTCTTATCCAGGGGAAATAACAGACAACATGATCTGCTTGGGCTATCCAGAAGGTGGAAAGGACTCCTGTCAG GGTGACTCCGGTGGTCCCGTGGCTTGCAATGGAAAACTGCATGGAATAGTGTCTTGGGGCTATGGATGTGCACAGCCTAATTACCCAGGGGTTTACACCAAGCTCTGTAACTATGTGCAATGGATTGAGAATACAATCGCCAACAATTAA